A part of Muntiacus reevesi chromosome 12, mMunRee1.1, whole genome shotgun sequence genomic DNA contains:
- the LOC136145189 gene encoding skin secretory protein xP2-like — protein sequence MPARGQGRRPRGASPCPRSGAAAEGASPRPGSGAAPEGASPRPGSGAAPEGSLPMPARGQGRRPRGASPRPGSGAAPEGSLPMPARGQGRRPRGASPRPGSGAAPEGASPRPWSGAAAEGSLPTPGVRGRAQGSLPTPEGRGSGRGEPPHARGQGRRLRGASPRPGSGAAPEGSLPTPGVRGCARGEPPHARPGSGAAPRGASPCPPGVRGRARGEPPHARPGSGAAPRGASPRLGSGAAPEGSLPTPGVRGCAEGSLPMPARGQGLRRGEPPHARGQGLRRGERPHARGQGLRRGEPPHARPGSGAAA from the coding sequence ATGCCCGCCCggggtcaggggcggcggcctaGGGGAGCCTCCCcatgcccgaggtcaggggcagcggccgagggTGCCTCCCCACGCCCGGGGTCAGGGGCCGCGCCCGAGGGAGCCTCCCCACGCCCGGGGTCAGGGGCCGCGCCCGAGGGGAGCCTCCCCATGCCCGCCCggggtcaggggcggcggcctaGGGGAGCCTCCCCACGCCCGGGGTCAGGGGCCGCGCCCGAGGGGAGCCTCCCCATGCCCGCCCggggtcaggggcggcggcctaGGGGAGCCTCCCCACGCCCGGGGTCAGGGGCCGCGCCCGAGGGAGCCTCCCCACGCCCGTGGTCAGGGGCTGCGGCCGAGGGGAGCCTCCCCACGCCCGGGGTCAGGGGCCGCGCCCAAGGGAGCCTCCCCACGCCCGAgggcaggggcagcggccgaggcGAGCCTCCCCACGCCCGGGGTCAGGGGCGGCGCCTGAGGGGAGCCTCCCCACGCCCGGGGTCAGGGGCGGCGCCCGAGGGGAGCCTCCCCACGCCCGGGGTCAGGGGCTGCGCCCGAGGGGAGCCTCCCCATGCCCGCCCGGGGTCAGGGGCTGCGCCGAGGGGAGCCTCCCCATGCCCGCCCGGGGTCAGGGGCCGCGCCCGAGGGGAGCCTCCCCATGCCCGCCCGGGGTCAGGGGCTGCGCCGAGGGGAGCCTCCCCACGCCTGGGGTCAGGGGCCGCGCCCGAGGGGAGCCTCCCCACGCCCGGGGTCAGGGGCTGCGCCGAGGGGAGCCTCCCCATGCCCGCCCGGGGTCAGGGGCTGCGCCGAGGGGAGCCTCCCCACGCCCGGGGTCAGGGGCTGCGCCGAGGGGAGCGTCcccacgcccgaggtcaggggctgCGCCGAGGGGAGCCTCCCCATGCCCGCCCggggtcaggggcggcggcctaG